A window of the Lactuca sativa cultivar Salinas chromosome 5, Lsat_Salinas_v11, whole genome shotgun sequence genome harbors these coding sequences:
- the LOC111907079 gene encoding glycine-rich protein 5 produces the protein MVRKTIVVVSFVFFIYTIESVAGRKLLGEEKTTLGYGEGVRKIRGSVGCEVGEGSCGEIRGKNLLDGGIAGNRGLDDVNRGQGDFNFDIIFGPRTINETKTSDPAPVGNSDDNGAMNIGGSANGNGMASAGGVNAKGSGNSAGTGAGAGAGSGGRAGAGAGAGAGAGAGAGGRDRAGAGAGAGAGAGAGAGARDEAGTGAGAGGVIPPYTAASPGAAPPTSGYMATAEYTSIFGFFNRGGW, from the coding sequence ATGGTTCGTAAGACTATTGTTGTTGTATCttttgtgttttttatttataCAATTGAAAGTGTTGCTGGAAGAAAACTTTTGGGAGAGGAAAAGACAACCCTTGGATATGGTGAGGGGGTAAGAAAGATTAGAGGAAGTGTTGGGTGTGAAGTTGGAGAAGGAAGTTGTGGTGAGATTAGAgggaaaaatcttttggatggtGGTATTGCAGGAAACCGAGGGTTAGATGATGTGAATAGAGGGCAAGGAGACTTCAATTTTGATATAATTTTTGGACCTCGAACAATAAATGAAACCAAAACTTCAGACCCGGCTCCAGTTGGAAACTCAGATGATAACGGAGCAATGAACATCGGGGGATCTGCAAATGGAAATGGAATGGCATCTGCAGGTGGAGTTAATGCTAAAGGATCTGGAAACTCAGCTGGAACTGGAGCTGGGGCAGGAGCCGGATCCGGAGGTCGAGCTGGAGCTGGAGCTGGAGCAGGAGCAGGGGCTGGAGCTGGAGCAGGAGGAAGGGATCGAGCCGGAGCGGGAGCCGGAGCGGGAGCCGGAGCCGGAGCCGGAGCCGGAGCTAGAGATGAAGCCGGAACAGGAGCCGGAGCCGGAGGTGTAATTCCTCCCTACACTGCAGCTTCTCCTGGAGCTGCACCTCCTACATCTGGATATATGGCTACTGCTGAATATACAtccatttttggatttttcaatcgTGGTGGATGGTAA